In Streptomyces sp. P3, one DNA window encodes the following:
- a CDS encoding VirB4 family type IV secretion system protein, with the protein MNYRPARRARRASASPLFTPHSTDRASRKAARRQLAEATAKARAKASAHQSETASAAHEMPTALYPANGRPGPASARGNRLKLPAHRMTTAVAAGAYPFLAEGGLGAEGIYIGRDVHAEASFVFDPFALYGKVEGFTNPNLLLAGVIGQGKSALAKSFALRSVAFGYRVYVPCDPKGEWTPVAQALGGRSVALGPGLPGRLNPLDAAPRPHSVSEDDWGGEIRKRRLLLLGSLARTVLGRDLMPMEHTALDVALDAVVTRAVHTGRTPLLGDVAATLNNPSALDEAAGMVSGQLGDAARDLAHAMRRLVHGDLAGMFDAPSTVAFDPNAPMLTIDLSRLGGSGDDTALVLAMTCASAWMESALSDPSGGRRWIVYDEAWRLMRHVGLLQRMQAQWKLSRGLGIANLMVIHRLSDLLTAGDAGSQGRALAEGLLADCSTRIIYRQETDQLHAAASLLGLTSVEMDAIAHLNRGRGLWKVAGRSFIVQHLLHAYELALFDTDARMHKKAAKDS; encoded by the coding sequence ATGAACTACCGGCCCGCCCGCCGCGCACGCCGCGCCTCCGCCAGCCCGCTCTTCACCCCCCACAGCACCGACCGCGCCAGCCGCAAGGCCGCCCGTCGCCAGCTCGCCGAGGCCACCGCCAAGGCCCGCGCTAAAGCCAGTGCCCACCAGAGCGAGACCGCGTCCGCCGCGCACGAGATGCCCACCGCGCTCTACCCGGCGAACGGACGTCCCGGACCCGCCTCCGCGCGGGGGAACCGGCTGAAACTGCCCGCCCACCGCATGACCACCGCGGTCGCGGCCGGTGCCTATCCCTTCCTCGCCGAAGGCGGACTCGGCGCCGAGGGCATCTACATCGGCCGCGACGTACACGCGGAAGCGTCCTTCGTCTTCGATCCGTTCGCGCTGTACGGCAAGGTCGAGGGATTCACCAACCCCAACCTCCTGCTCGCCGGGGTCATCGGCCAGGGCAAGAGCGCACTCGCCAAGTCCTTCGCGCTGCGTTCGGTGGCCTTCGGATACCGCGTCTACGTCCCGTGCGACCCGAAGGGCGAATGGACGCCGGTGGCACAAGCCCTCGGCGGCCGGTCCGTCGCTCTCGGCCCCGGACTGCCCGGACGGCTGAACCCCCTGGACGCGGCCCCGCGCCCGCACAGCGTCTCCGAGGACGACTGGGGCGGCGAGATCCGCAAACGGCGCCTGCTCCTGCTCGGCTCCCTGGCCCGGACGGTCCTGGGCCGGGACCTGATGCCCATGGAGCACACCGCCCTGGACGTCGCCCTGGACGCCGTCGTCACCCGCGCCGTCCACACTGGCCGCACCCCACTGCTCGGCGATGTCGCCGCCACCCTCAACAACCCCAGTGCGCTCGACGAGGCCGCCGGGATGGTGTCGGGCCAACTCGGCGACGCCGCACGCGACCTGGCCCACGCCATGCGCCGCCTCGTCCACGGTGATCTGGCCGGCATGTTCGACGCTCCCTCCACCGTCGCCTTCGACCCGAACGCACCGATGCTCACCATCGACCTCTCCCGGCTCGGCGGATCCGGCGACGACACCGCCCTCGTCCTGGCGATGACCTGCGCGAGTGCCTGGATGGAGTCCGCCCTCTCCGACCCGTCCGGCGGCCGGCGCTGGATCGTGTACGACGAGGCGTGGCGGTTGATGCGGCACGTCGGCCTGCTGCAGCGCATGCAGGCCCAGTGGAAGCTCAGCCGTGGCCTCGGCATCGCCAACCTCATGGTGATCCACCGGCTGTCTGACCTGCTCACCGCCGGCGACGCCGGATCACAAGGCCGGGCCTTGGCCGAGGGCCTCCTCGCCGACTGCAGCACCCGCATCATCTACCGCCAGGAGACCGACCAACTCCACGCCGCGGCCTCGCTGCTCGGCCTGACCTCCGTCGAAATGGACGCCATCGCCCACCTCAACCGAGGGCGTGGCCTGTGGAAAGTCGCCGGACGATCTTTCATCGTGCAGCACCTCCTGCACGCGTACGAGCTGGCACTCTTCGACACCGACGCCCGAATGCATAAAAAAGCCGCAAAAGACTCATGA